A single region of the Streptomyces caelestis genome encodes:
- a CDS encoding FAD-dependent monooxygenase, which translates to MSRRAVVIGAGLAGMLAAAALSAVADEVVVLDRDDLPEGPEHRKGLPQGRHAHLLMAGGLAPMEDLVPGVSARKHLLAAGAHEIPLGSGMVALTPEGWFRRWRHPGPRMLTCTRALLDWAVRGAVLDNTGVVVRKAGVLELTGSRQRVTGVRLSTAAGEEELAADFVVDASGRGSRIVTWLARLGVDDVREKTVDAGLVNATRLYRTPEGAGRFPLTMVQADPYQGRPGRSGMVLPVEGDRWMVSLAGTRGGGEPPSDPDAFLRYTLDLPDPIVGRLISGAEPLTDVHVSRSTSNHRRYLEKVRSWPDRLVVLGDALATFNPAYGQGMSVAALGARELDRELRRSGLGEPGLARRVQRRVARPVESAWTMAVSQDVWYPGTRGGSPGVADRLVTAYTRRMIRTATGSYTAASAVWDVMSMTTGPTRLLRPSTVLATLSGPPLPAAVGAPLTDDERAVLRRLDRTEG; encoded by the coding sequence ATGTCGCGTAGAGCTGTCGTCATCGGTGCGGGTCTGGCCGGCATGCTGGCCGCGGCGGCCCTGTCCGCCGTCGCGGACGAGGTGGTCGTGCTCGACCGCGACGATCTGCCCGAGGGGCCGGAGCACCGCAAGGGCCTGCCGCAGGGACGTCACGCGCATCTCCTCATGGCCGGCGGTCTGGCCCCCATGGAGGACCTGGTGCCGGGCGTGAGCGCGCGCAAGCACCTGCTCGCCGCCGGTGCGCACGAGATTCCGCTGGGCTCAGGCATGGTCGCGCTGACGCCCGAGGGCTGGTTCCGGCGCTGGCGCCACCCCGGACCGCGGATGCTGACCTGCACCCGGGCGCTGCTCGACTGGGCGGTGCGGGGCGCCGTGCTGGACAACACCGGTGTGGTCGTCCGAAAGGCGGGGGTGCTGGAGCTGACGGGGTCGCGGCAGCGGGTGACCGGGGTTCGCCTCTCGACCGCCGCCGGGGAGGAGGAACTCGCCGCCGACTTCGTGGTGGACGCGAGCGGACGTGGCTCGCGGATCGTGACCTGGCTGGCGCGGCTGGGCGTGGACGACGTGCGCGAGAAGACGGTGGACGCCGGCCTGGTGAACGCCACCCGTCTCTACCGCACTCCCGAGGGGGCCGGGCGTTTTCCCCTGACCATGGTGCAGGCCGATCCGTACCAGGGGCGGCCCGGCCGCAGCGGCATGGTGCTGCCGGTCGAGGGCGACCGGTGGATGGTCAGCCTCGCCGGCACGCGGGGCGGCGGTGAACCGCCGTCCGACCCGGACGCGTTCCTCCGGTACACCCTGGACCTGCCCGACCCCATCGTGGGCCGGCTGATCTCCGGCGCGGAACCGCTCACCGACGTCCATGTCAGCCGCAGCACCAGCAATCACCGCCGGTACCTGGAGAAGGTCCGCTCCTGGCCCGACCGCCTCGTCGTCCTCGGTGACGCGCTGGCCACGTTCAACCCCGCCTACGGACAGGGCATGTCGGTGGCCGCCCTGGGCGCCCGGGAGCTGGACCGCGAGCTGCGGCGGTCCGGCCTCGGCGAGCCCGGGCTCGCCCGGCGGGTGCAGCGGAGGGTGGCCAGGCCGGTGGAGTCGGCGTGGACGATGGCGGTGAGCCAGGACGTCTGGTACCCCGGGACACGCGGGGGCTCGCCTGGGGTCGCCGACCGTCTGGTCACCGCCTACACCCGCCGCATGATCCGCACGGCGACCGGCTCGTACACGGCGGCGTCGGCGGTCTGGGACGTGATGAGCATGACGACGGGGCCGACCCGGCTGCTCCGGCCGTCGACGGTACTGGCGACGCTGAGCGGTCCGCCGTTGCCCGCGGCCGTGGGGGCGCCGCTGACGGACGACGAGCGGGCGGTCCTGCGGCGCCTGGACCGCACGGAAGGCTGA
- a CDS encoding class I SAM-dependent methyltransferase, with the protein MPPERPRGGAAPVTAARPHGSDPSLRRSLALFRAFLHEQDDPESCYSLLARDAADQVEAYDGPVAGRTVVDVGGGSGYFTEEFRRRGAQAFLFEPDPAELGEKPPDSAVVADGYLLPLRDGVADVTFSSNVLEHVADPETFLSELARVTRPGGLIYVSFTNWLSPWGGHEWAPWHYFGAERARARYLRRTGRPAKHTLGENLFAVHIGSTLRQVRARDDVTVVSARSRYWPFLAETVVKAPGIREFATWNLLLILRRCPL; encoded by the coding sequence ATGCCACCCGAGCGCCCACGCGGCGGAGCCGCACCTGTCACAGCCGCGCGCCCCCATGGGAGCGACCCCTCCTTGCGCCGGTCTCTCGCCCTGTTCCGTGCCTTCCTCCACGAACAGGACGATCCCGAGAGCTGCTACTCGCTGCTCGCCCGGGACGCCGCAGACCAGGTCGAGGCCTACGACGGGCCCGTCGCCGGGCGTACCGTCGTCGACGTCGGCGGCGGCAGCGGATACTTCACCGAGGAGTTCCGGCGGCGCGGGGCGCAGGCGTTCCTCTTCGAGCCGGACCCGGCCGAGCTCGGCGAGAAACCCCCCGACTCCGCCGTCGTCGCCGACGGATACCTGCTGCCCCTGCGGGACGGCGTCGCGGACGTCACGTTCTCCTCCAACGTGCTGGAGCACGTGGCCGACCCGGAGACGTTCCTGAGTGAGCTGGCCCGGGTGACACGGCCGGGCGGGCTGATCTACGTGTCGTTCACCAACTGGCTGTCGCCGTGGGGCGGGCACGAGTGGGCCCCGTGGCACTACTTCGGTGCCGAGCGGGCCCGGGCCCGCTATCTGCGGCGGACCGGCAGGCCCGCCAAGCACACGCTCGGCGAGAACCTCTTCGCGGTGCACATCGGATCCACCCTGCGGCAGGTGCGTGCCCGGGACGACGTCACGGTCGTCTCGGCGCGCTCCCGCTACTGGCCGTTCCTCGCGGAGACCGTCGTCAAGGCGCCCGGCATCCGCGAGTTCGCCACCTGGAACCTTCTCCTCATCCTGCGGCGGTGTCCTCTATGA
- a CDS encoding glycosyltransferase family 4 protein, producing MPQHVPSQLRAASPSAPQRPPALPPHPRRIVFLAHRDLDNPSAGGSELLVDKLADGLTRLGHQVTLLCGGPAAFRDYRVVSAGGPYGHYLRARSAFARQVGDCDLLVEVCNGMPYLAPLWHSGPTLCLVNHVHTDLWKMRFGGPLAPAARIGRRLEHWALTGAQQRSLLVAVSSSTAHALRAIGVERDRIRVVHNGVEEPAPRAERSPEPLFVAVGRLVEYKRIDLLLRLWERVRPVTGGRLVIVGDGPERGRLEQLAGPGVEFTGYVSEAEKHRLLCAAWLLLHPSAVEGWGLVVTEAAARETPTVAFDVPGLKDSVVDGETGVLARGESSFAAAWCALGLSGSRRELMGKAARERAAQFRWDRTVRQFRAVAAEAVRGWAP from the coding sequence ATGCCCCAGCACGTGCCGTCCCAGCTGCGTGCCGCGTCCCCCAGCGCGCCGCAGCGCCCTCCGGCGCTTCCCCCACATCCGCGCCGGATCGTCTTTCTGGCCCATCGAGATCTGGACAACCCGTCCGCCGGCGGCTCCGAGCTGCTGGTCGACAAGCTCGCCGACGGCCTGACCCGGCTCGGCCACCAGGTGACCCTGCTCTGCGGGGGCCCCGCGGCCTTCCGGGACTACCGGGTCGTGTCGGCGGGCGGCCCCTACGGGCACTACCTGCGCGCCCGGTCGGCCTTCGCCCGCCAGGTCGGCGACTGCGACCTGCTGGTCGAGGTGTGCAACGGCATGCCGTACCTGGCGCCGCTGTGGCACTCCGGGCCCACGCTGTGCCTGGTCAACCACGTCCACACCGACCTGTGGAAGATGCGCTTCGGCGGGCCGCTGGCGCCGGCCGCGCGGATCGGCCGAAGACTCGAACACTGGGCCCTGACCGGGGCGCAGCAGCGGAGTCTGCTGGTCGCGGTCTCCTCCTCCACCGCCCACGCCCTGCGCGCGATCGGCGTCGAGCGGGACCGTATCCGGGTCGTGCACAACGGCGTCGAGGAGCCGGCGCCGCGGGCCGAGCGCTCCCCCGAGCCGTTGTTCGTCGCCGTCGGCCGGCTCGTCGAGTACAAGCGGATCGATCTGCTGCTGCGGTTGTGGGAGCGGGTGCGGCCCGTCACCGGCGGGCGGCTGGTCATCGTCGGGGACGGCCCCGAGCGCGGAAGACTGGAACAACTCGCCGGGCCCGGTGTGGAGTTCACCGGCTATGTCTCGGAGGCCGAGAAGCACCGGCTGCTGTGCGCGGCCTGGTTGCTGCTGCACCCTTCCGCCGTGGAGGGGTGGGGTCTGGTCGTGACGGAGGCGGCGGCGCGGGAGACGCCGACCGTGGCCTTCGACGTGCCGGGGCTCAAGGACTCCGTGGTGGACGGTGAGACCGGAGTCCTCGCGCGCGGCGAGTCCTCGTTCGCCGCCGCCTGGTGTGCGCTCGGCCTGTCCGGGTCGCGGCGGGAGCTGATGGGCAAGGCGGCCCGGGAGCGGGCGGCGCAGTTCCGGTGGGACCGGACTGTGCGGCAGTTTCGGGCGGTGGCCGCGGAGGCGGTGAGGGGCTGGGCCCCGTGA
- a CDS encoding PucR family transcriptional regulator, whose translation MTAARTGTVTTRSAWHDVPRFQVRRFAAIAMAEAPALAEEILGEIQREYPHLPVVLDDSGEPLALVGIRRAIEVFVQHLEHSEGRPTVPPGVFQDFGRGEGLNGRSLDSLQAIYRMGVRLAWRRFADIGQRVEIPPPAMYELVDAGYEYLDGLVDQSVRGYAEAAARQAGERLRLQRRLMELLLAEHHRGDPTEAFTERAARIGWPLPAKVAVGVLLRPAREAMAPAVGQGVLLDMEYEQPRMVVPEPDAAGRPELLHRALAGWSGAIGPPVPLTDAAKSLRWAEAAVRLMERDLLPSGEVLYCTEHTEALVLLQPEELIDDLALRCLAPLTHCGPTHGRRLAETLLAWLETRGGAPEVATRLGVHPQTVRYRLRQIRELWGDEIDNPDRRFELELVLRAQRLRGELGAVRPRR comes from the coding sequence GTGACGGCCGCCCGCACCGGAACCGTCACCACGCGCTCGGCCTGGCACGACGTACCGCGTTTCCAGGTGCGCCGGTTCGCGGCGATCGCCATGGCCGAGGCGCCCGCGCTCGCCGAGGAGATCCTCGGCGAGATCCAGCGCGAGTACCCGCATCTGCCCGTCGTCCTCGACGACTCCGGCGAGCCCCTGGCCCTGGTCGGCATCCGCCGCGCCATCGAGGTCTTCGTGCAGCACCTGGAGCACTCGGAGGGCCGGCCCACCGTCCCGCCCGGTGTCTTCCAGGACTTCGGCCGCGGCGAGGGCCTCAACGGCCGCTCGCTGGACTCCCTTCAGGCCATCTACCGCATGGGCGTACGCCTGGCCTGGCGCCGCTTCGCCGACATCGGCCAGCGCGTGGAGATCCCGCCCCCGGCGATGTACGAACTCGTCGACGCGGGCTACGAGTACCTGGACGGCCTGGTCGACCAGTCCGTACGCGGCTACGCCGAGGCCGCGGCCCGCCAGGCCGGCGAACGCCTGCGCCTGCAACGCCGCCTGATGGAACTCCTGCTGGCCGAGCATCACCGCGGCGACCCCACCGAGGCCTTCACCGAACGGGCCGCCCGCATCGGCTGGCCCCTGCCGGCCAAGGTCGCGGTCGGCGTCCTCCTGCGCCCCGCCCGCGAGGCCATGGCACCCGCCGTCGGCCAGGGCGTCCTGCTCGACATGGAGTACGAGCAGCCCCGCATGGTCGTGCCCGAGCCGGACGCGGCGGGCCGCCCCGAACTCCTGCACCGCGCCCTGGCCGGCTGGTCCGGCGCGATCGGCCCGCCCGTCCCGCTCACCGACGCGGCGAAGTCGCTGCGCTGGGCCGAGGCCGCCGTACGCCTCATGGAACGGGACCTGCTCCCCTCGGGCGAGGTCCTCTACTGCACCGAGCACACCGAGGCGCTGGTCCTCCTCCAGCCCGAGGAACTCATCGACGACCTGGCCCTCAGATGCCTGGCCCCCCTCACCCACTGCGGCCCCACCCACGGCCGCCGCCTCGCGGAGACCCTCCTGGCCTGGCTGGAAACCCGGGGCGGAGCGCCCGAGGTCGCGACCCGGCTCGGCGTCCACCCCCAGACCGTCCGCTACCGCCTCCGCCAGATCCGCGAACTGTGGGGCGACGAGATCGACAACCCCGACCGGCGTTTCGAACTGGAGCTGGTACTGCGGGCGCAGCGGCTGCGGGGGGAGTTGGGGGCGGTGCGCCCGCGGCGGTGA
- a CDS encoding SMP-30/gluconolactonase/LRE family protein, producing the protein MTTTPYEVAVRAEAELGEGPTWDAAAGRLLWIDVLGCRVHTYDPATGRRTVRRTEQHVGAVKPRAGGGLVLNLRDGIGLLDPDGGFRWLHREPVPGRRANDAAIAPDGALWAGTMRYDEAPGGGTLSRVTGEGTVEVVLDDVAVSNGTGWSPDGRLMYYIDSPTRRVDVFDHADGRISGRRTLAAIEEGAGFPDGLTVDAEGCVWVALWQGSAVRRYTPGGELDRVIELPVPLVTACAFGGPGLTDLYITTARTGLTEPPALAGSLFVVPGAGKGLAQPAFAG; encoded by the coding sequence ATGACGACGACACCGTACGAGGTCGCCGTACGTGCCGAGGCCGAGCTCGGCGAGGGGCCGACCTGGGACGCGGCGGCCGGCCGGCTGCTCTGGATCGATGTCCTCGGCTGCCGGGTGCACACGTACGACCCGGCCACCGGGCGCCGCACGGTCCGCCGGACGGAACAGCACGTGGGGGCGGTCAAGCCGCGGGCCGGGGGCGGGCTGGTGCTCAACCTGCGCGACGGCATCGGTCTCCTCGACCCCGACGGCGGCTTCCGCTGGCTGCACCGCGAGCCGGTTCCGGGCCGCCGCGCCAACGACGCCGCGATCGCGCCCGACGGCGCGCTGTGGGCGGGCACCATGCGCTACGACGAGGCGCCGGGGGGCGGCACACTGTCCCGCGTCACCGGCGAGGGCACTGTGGAGGTCGTGCTCGACGACGTCGCCGTCAGCAACGGCACGGGGTGGAGCCCGGACGGCCGGCTCATGTACTACATCGACTCCCCGACCCGGCGGGTCGACGTCTTCGACCACGCGGACGGGCGGATCTCCGGCCGGCGGACCCTCGCCGCGATCGAGGAGGGCGCGGGCTTCCCGGACGGGCTGACCGTGGACGCCGAGGGGTGCGTGTGGGTCGCCCTGTGGCAGGGCTCGGCAGTGCGGCGGTACACCCCCGGCGGTGAGCTGGACCGGGTGATCGAGCTGCCCGTGCCGCTGGTGACGGCCTGCGCGTTCGGCGGGCCCGGCCTGACCGACCTGTACATCACCACGGCCCGTACGGGGCTGACCGAGCCGCCGGCACTGGCGGGTTCCCTGTTCGTGGTGCCCGGGGCGGGCAAGGGACTGGCACAGCCCGCGTTCGCCGGCTGA
- a CDS encoding IclR family transcriptional regulator translates to MGRLVPAVTRALDILELFLDGDGTLSAPDIVRKLQLPRTTVHELVTTLAARKYIVPMPGQPGRYRLGVRPYQLGARYAEQLDLAAEGQQVARSVAETCDETVHVAVLEDTDVIYIAKVDSTHAVRMVSAAGRRLPAHCTSVGKMLLASLPAHELAARIPDSAELVAMTPNSITDPAALRETLAEIRERGIAVENRESNPDVSCVAAPVRDRTGQVVAALSISVPMIRWSEDRRAELEQLAAKGAAELSEHLGYRSVA, encoded by the coding sequence GTGGGACGCCTCGTACCAGCCGTGACCCGGGCTCTCGACATTCTCGAGCTCTTCCTCGACGGGGACGGGACGCTCTCCGCCCCCGACATCGTGCGCAAGCTCCAGCTGCCGCGCACGACCGTGCACGAGCTGGTGACCACGCTCGCCGCCCGGAAGTACATCGTCCCGATGCCCGGCCAGCCCGGACGCTACCGGCTCGGCGTACGCCCGTACCAGCTCGGCGCCCGCTACGCCGAGCAGCTCGACCTCGCCGCCGAGGGGCAGCAGGTCGCCCGGTCCGTCGCCGAGACCTGCGACGAGACGGTGCACGTGGCGGTCCTCGAGGACACGGACGTCATCTACATCGCCAAGGTCGACTCCACGCACGCCGTGCGGATGGTGTCGGCGGCCGGGCGCAGGCTGCCCGCCCACTGCACCTCCGTCGGCAAGATGCTGCTGGCCTCCCTTCCCGCGCACGAGCTCGCCGCGCGGATTCCCGACAGCGCCGAGCTGGTCGCGATGACCCCCAACAGCATCACCGACCCGGCCGCCCTGCGCGAGACCCTGGCCGAGATCCGTGAGCGGGGCATCGCCGTGGAGAACCGCGAGTCCAACCCGGACGTGAGCTGCGTGGCCGCACCGGTCCGCGACCGCACCGGCCAGGTCGTCGCCGCCCTGTCGATCTCCGTGCCCATGATCCGCTGGAGCGAGGATCGCCGCGCCGAGCTGGAGCAGCTCGCCGCGAAGGGCGCCGCCGAGCTGTCCGAGCACCTCGGTTACCGGAGCGTGGCATGA
- a CDS encoding DUF3068 domain-containing protein, which produces MRRTTSPFSLIMLGLGTFLLVLAPLLAWYVQPRAAVNPIDIDTTAVYTGRGSVFDTDRIETVPDRKITVTQRVRGNVEDSERSGNAVWDVTTTVDTDKSLPAADPHDALDFVPHRWVMDRKTNRPVHCCGEKPYIEGEAYLKFPFDVQKRSYQWWDNTLGDTVVLRYRGTEKVQGYTGYKFTGSVPPTRTGTRMVPGSLVDQPERPQVLAEEWYANHGFELVVDQATGRVIYAQTGPKRTLRAPGGKKDAAVLLDSRKLSFTTETQKEAVRQAKRDSGQLRLVGTTLPIGAGVAGVLLAAVGGVLVARGRKEPEQPTPSDTSTTPQPTLTM; this is translated from the coding sequence ATGCGCCGTACAACCTCTCCTTTTTCCCTGATCATGCTGGGTCTCGGCACGTTCCTGCTGGTGCTGGCGCCACTGCTCGCCTGGTACGTGCAGCCGCGTGCAGCGGTGAACCCGATCGACATCGACACGACCGCCGTCTACACCGGCCGGGGCAGCGTCTTCGACACTGACCGGATCGAGACGGTGCCCGACCGGAAGATCACCGTGACCCAGCGGGTGCGGGGCAACGTCGAGGACAGCGAACGCAGCGGCAACGCCGTCTGGGACGTGACGACCACGGTCGACACCGACAAGTCGCTGCCGGCCGCCGACCCGCACGACGCGCTGGACTTCGTGCCGCACCGCTGGGTGATGGACCGCAAGACCAACCGGCCCGTGCACTGCTGCGGGGAGAAGCCCTACATCGAGGGCGAGGCCTATCTGAAGTTCCCCTTCGACGTGCAAAAACGCTCCTACCAGTGGTGGGACAACACCCTCGGCGACACGGTCGTGCTGCGCTACCGCGGCACCGAGAAGGTCCAGGGCTACACCGGCTACAAGTTCACCGGCTCCGTGCCGCCGACCAGGACGGGCACGCGGATGGTGCCCGGCAGCCTCGTCGACCAGCCGGAGCGGCCGCAGGTGCTGGCCGAGGAGTGGTACGCCAACCATGGTTTCGAGCTGGTCGTCGACCAGGCCACCGGCCGGGTGATCTACGCGCAGACCGGGCCGAAGCGGACGCTGCGGGCGCCGGGCGGGAAGAAGGACGCGGCGGTGCTGCTGGACAGCCGGAAGCTCTCGTTCACGACCGAGACACAGAAGGAGGCCGTGCGGCAGGCGAAGCGGGACAGCGGTCAACTGCGCCTCGTGGGCACGACGTTGCCGATCGGGGCGGGTGTGGCGGGTGTGCTGCTCGCGGCGGTGGGTGGCGTTCTGGTGGCGCGTGGGCGGAAGGAGCCGGAGCAGCCCACTCCGTCCGATACGTCCACTACGCCCCAGCCCACCCTCACGATGTGA